The following are encoded in a window of Deltaproteobacteria bacterium genomic DNA:
- a CDS encoding argininosuccinate synthase yields the protein MNSREDEVKQVKKVVVAYSGGLDTSVILRWLKEKYNCEVIAFIADLGQGEDLEAVKNKALKTGAVKAYVKDVKDIFVSDYVFPMLRANAIYEGTYMLGTSIARPLIAKTQMDIVKQEGADAVAHGATGKGNDQVRFELTYYTIDPRINVIAPWREWEFKSRTQLIEYSKNHNIPVTATVEKPYSSDRNIFHISYEGGILEDPWSEPPEDMYTLITPVVKAPDKAAYIEVSYEKGNPVAVNGKSMTPLKLLEELNRIGGENGIGRVDVVENRYVGIKSRGVYETPGGTILHYAHRAMESITLDREVYHIKDSMITKYSEMIYYGYWFSPERVALQTFIDETQNHVTGDVRLKLYKGNVIVVGRRSPHSLYNQSLATFEEEHVYNQKDAEGFIKINALRLKRF from the coding sequence ATGAACAGCAGGGAGGATGAGGTGAAACAGGTAAAGAAAGTGGTAGTTGCATATTCGGGCGGACTGGATACATCGGTTATCCTGAGGTGGCTGAAAGAGAAGTATAATTGTGAGGTAATTGCATTTATAGCGGATCTCGGACAGGGAGAGGATCTCGAAGCTGTCAAGAATAAGGCATTAAAAACAGGCGCAGTAAAGGCTTATGTAAAAGATGTGAAGGATATTTTTGTATCGGATTATGTATTCCCCATGTTAAGGGCGAATGCTATTTATGAAGGGACTTATATGCTCGGAACATCTATTGCAAGGCCATTGATAGCAAAAACCCAGATGGACATTGTAAAACAAGAAGGTGCTGACGCTGTAGCACATGGTGCAACAGGAAAAGGCAATGATCAGGTAAGATTTGAATTAACATATTATACAATCGATCCGAGGATTAATGTAATAGCTCCATGGCGGGAATGGGAATTTAAATCAAGAACCCAGCTTATAGAGTATTCGAAAAACCATAATATCCCGGTTACGGCAACCGTGGAAAAACCTTATTCAAGCGATAGAAACATCTTTCACATAAGCTACGAGGGCGGTATCCTTGAAGATCCATGGTCAGAGCCTCCTGAAGATATGTACACATTGATAACGCCCGTTGTAAAGGCACCAGATAAAGCTGCCTATATAGAAGTAAGCTATGAAAAGGGAAATCCGGTTGCTGTAAATGGTAAAAGTATGACGCCGCTTAAACTACTCGAAGAGTTAAACAGAATAGGCGGCGAGAACGGAATCGGAAGGGTAGACGTTGTAGAAAACAGATATGTTGGAATAAAATCAAGAGGTGTGTATGAAACCCCGGGAGGCACAATTCTTCACTACGCGCACAGGGCTATGGAATCCATAACCCTTGACAGGGAGGTATACCATATAAAAGACAGCATGATAACAAAGTACTCTGAAATGATATACTATGGTTATTGGTTTTCACCCGAAAGAGTTGCATTGCAGACTTTTATTGATGAAACCCAAAACCATGTAACAGGTGACGTCAGGTTAAAACTCTACAAGGGTAATGTTATCGTAGTTGGAAGACGTTCACCCCATTCATTGTATAATCAATCGCTTGCCACGTTTGAAGAAGAACATGTCTACAATCAAAAAGACGCAGAAGGGTTCATAAAGATCAACGCCCTTAGATTAAAAAGGTTTTAA
- a CDS encoding DnaJ domain-containing protein, with protein MDFITGIPKLNSNISYNELQLTPTEGYFLSRIDGVSSVEDIASVSGLPYDESIDVLRTLWAKGIFVIEGLEMTLQNGQMNNIELTEDEKNAIEKMAKLIKEGTFYQILSVPFDAKPEQIKMKFFELSKIYHPDRYFRKNIGHYKDMLTMIFKKLSDVYDTLYDLKKKQMYNTVLKKLVLQKNQPVRPADTGKSSPAPIEKDLQKPRADTVAERTVKIERQENDNPDIGGMILSIKNKLSSGMVEQAIEEVDRLADKGIRETLLPLLIAKHYLNRDDYITAKGYVQKAIEYDNNNIEAYELLGSIYFKFKLYRNAIKVYETILRIQPENVLANKKIMDIKTLMVNKYG; from the coding sequence ATGGATTTTATAACCGGTATTCCAAAGTTAAATTCTAATATATCTTATAATGAGCTGCAACTTACACCAACAGAGGGCTACTTCCTTTCAAGGATAGATGGTGTAAGTTCTGTAGAAGATATAGCTTCCGTGAGCGGCTTGCCGTACGATGAGTCTATTGATGTCCTTAGAACTCTATGGGCTAAAGGTATTTTTGTAATAGAAGGACTTGAGATGACTCTGCAAAACGGGCAAATGAATAATATAGAATTAACTGAAGATGAGAAGAATGCAATTGAGAAAATGGCAAAGCTCATAAAAGAAGGCACGTTCTATCAAATATTATCGGTACCCTTTGATGCAAAGCCGGAGCAGATCAAAATGAAATTCTTTGAGTTATCAAAAATTTACCATCCGGACAGATATTTCAGAAAAAACATAGGGCATTACAAAGATATGCTTACGATGATCTTTAAAAAACTTTCAGACGTTTACGATACCCTATACGATCTAAAAAAGAAACAGATGTATAATACGGTATTAAAAAAACTGGTTTTACAAAAAAATCAACCCGTAAGACCGGCGGATACGGGTAAATCCTCCCCAGCACCTATTGAGAAGGATTTACAGAAACCGAGAGCGGATACAGTTGCAGAGCGAACAGTAAAGATAGAGAGGCAGGAAAATGATAATCCGGACATAGGAGGAATGATCTTATCAATAAAAAATAAACTCAGCAGCGGAATGGTGGAGCAGGCGATAGAAGAGGTTGATAGGCTGGCAGATAAAGGCATAAGGGAGACCCTGCTGCCTTTATTGATAGCAAAGCATTATCTTAATCGGGATGATTATATTACAGCAAAAGGGTATGTGCAAAAGGCAATAGAATATGATAACAACAATATTGAAGCCTACGAACTACTTGGTAGCATTTATTTTAAATTTAAGCTATACAGAAATGCTATAAAGGTGTATGAAACCATACTTAGGATACAGCCGGAAAATGTACTTGCAAATAAAAAAATAATGGATATAAAAACATTAATGGTAAATAAATATGGGTAA
- a CDS encoding NAD(P)-dependent glycerol-3-phosphate dehydrogenase, whose translation MPELSIAVMGAGSWGTAISELLAKSGYDVNLWARREEQCMEINSERTNGRYLPGVRISRKIKALSSIEDVVSTKKIIFVVVPSQHMRDVLKRALPYIEKDTIIISAVKGIENSTLMRPTQIIQNVLGRHVTVAVLSGPSFAKEVVLGLPTAVTISARDISIARQLQHLINVDTFRLYASDDVIGVELGGCLKNVIALSAGVCDGVGLGKNARAAIITRGLAEMIRLGVRAGAKKETFSGLSGIGDLVLTSTDDQSRNRTVGLRIGRGEKIDDIVRGMTMVAEGVKTSISVRALAKRYNVDMPVSEEIYRILNQGKEPKASIKSLLGRTLKDEHYE comes from the coding sequence TTGCCTGAGTTAAGTATTGCGGTAATGGGTGCAGGGAGCTGGGGAACAGCCATTTCAGAATTGCTGGCAAAAAGCGGTTATGATGTTAATCTATGGGCAAGGCGGGAAGAGCAATGCATGGAAATAAATTCAGAGCGTACGAACGGCAGATATCTTCCCGGAGTCAGAATCTCCCGTAAAATCAAGGCATTAAGCAGCATCGAAGATGTGGTAAGCACAAAAAAGATAATTTTCGTTGTTGTCCCTTCGCAGCACATGAGGGACGTTTTGAAACGGGCTCTTCCATATATCGAGAAGGATACGATTATCATCAGTGCGGTAAAGGGTATAGAGAATTCTACACTTATGAGGCCTACGCAGATCATACAGAATGTACTGGGAAGACATGTGACTGTGGCTGTTTTATCGGGGCCGAGTTTTGCAAAAGAAGTGGTGCTTGGGCTGCCGACCGCGGTTACAATATCTGCAAGAGATATAAGCATAGCAAGGCAATTGCAGCATCTGATAAATGTAGATACCTTCAGGCTTTATGCATCCGATGATGTAATAGGGGTTGAACTCGGAGGCTGTCTAAAGAACGTGATAGCCTTATCAGCAGGTGTATGCGACGGCGTCGGGCTTGGGAAAAATGCAAGGGCTGCTATTATAACAAGGGGTCTTGCCGAGATGATAAGACTCGGAGTTAGGGCGGGTGCAAAAAAAGAAACCTTTTCAGGGCTATCAGGGATAGGTGACCTTGTACTTACATCAACGGATGACCAGAGCAGGAACAGAACGGTCGGATTACGGATAGGCAGGGGCGAAAAGATTGATGATATTGTGAGAGGTATGACAATGGTTGCAGAAGGTGTTAAAACATCTATATCCGTAAGGGCTCTTGCAAAGAGATATAATGTAGATATGCCGGTATCAGAAGAGATATACAGGATTTTAAATCAAGGGAAAGAGCCCAAGGCATCAATAAAGTCTTTGCTTGGTAGAACATTAAAAGACGAACATTATGAATAA
- a CDS encoding adenosine-specific kinase, with amino-acid sequence MDIQSIKIEKPEDVNIILGQSHFIKTVEDIYEVLISSMPGIKFGFTFNESSGPCLVRYEGNDDELTELAKKNAMSIGTGHSFIIMLRNAYPINVMNALKNVQEITTIYCATANTVEVIIADNGKGRGILGVIDGLKPCGVEKDKDRSDRRALLRRFGYKLA; translated from the coding sequence ATGGATATTCAAAGTATTAAAATAGAAAAACCAGAGGATGTAAACATTATCCTTGGACAGTCCCATTTTATAAAAACGGTTGAAGATATTTATGAGGTACTTATAAGCAGTATGCCAGGCATAAAGTTTGGATTTACATTTAATGAATCGTCAGGACCATGTCTTGTAAGGTATGAAGGGAACGACGATGAGCTTACGGAGCTTGCGAAAAAGAATGCAATGTCGATAGGTACGGGGCACAGCTTTATAATAATGCTCAGAAATGCCTATCCGATCAATGTGATGAATGCACTAAAAAATGTCCAGGAGATCACGACCATTTATTGTGCAACGGCCAACACCGTTGAAGTGATCATCGCGGATAATGGTAAGGGTAGAGGCATACTCGGTGTGATTGACGGATTGAAACCATGTGGTGTGGAAAAGGACAAGGATCGCAGTGATAGAAGAGCATTATTGAGAAGGTTCGGGTATAAGCTTGCCTGA
- the hisS gene encoding histidine--tRNA ligase, with amino-acid sequence MPGQFQSVQGFNDVLYPDVTKFNRIENTVRELFALYNFKEIRTPIIEKTGLFVRSIGGSTDIVEKEMYTFQDKGEESLTLRPEGTASAVRAYLEHDIDKKDAVQKWFYIGPMFRHERSQKGRFRQFYQAGIEVFGIDDPVIDVEVIELAKDVIDALYIKGVVIRLNSIGCPACRPDYIRELKLFLYGVKDQLCDDCKRRIETNPLRVLDCKKNGCISTTKNAPKITEHLCADCASHFDSVKRGLDLLKIQYTIDTRLVRGLDYYTKTVFEFTVDTNNAQNAVIAGGRYDYLVELLGGGHVPAIGFAMGMERIADMLKLPDERNPDVFIAVLVPRARSKAFELMGMLRQNGIMCDTTYGEKTIKSMMRRAGKLKARVVMIIGEDELEHGYVTLKRMADAHQDKVQDSEVLNHILKNSI; translated from the coding sequence ATGCCGGGGCAATTCCAATCCGTGCAGGGGTTTAATGATGTTTTATACCCCGATGTCACAAAGTTCAACCGTATAGAGAATACGGTGAGAGAATTGTTCGCCCTCTATAATTTTAAGGAAATAAGAACGCCTATAATCGAGAAGACGGGATTATTTGTAAGGAGCATCGGCGGAAGTACCGATATTGTAGAAAAGGAAATGTACACTTTTCAGGATAAGGGGGAAGAATCACTCACTCTAAGGCCCGAGGGTACCGCATCTGCTGTAAGGGCGTATCTCGAACATGATATTGATAAAAAAGACGCCGTACAGAAATGGTTTTACATTGGTCCGATGTTCAGGCATGAAAGATCGCAAAAGGGAAGATTCAGACAATTCTATCAGGCAGGAATTGAGGTTTTTGGCATAGATGATCCCGTAATAGATGTAGAGGTTATCGAGCTTGCAAAAGACGTTATAGATGCCCTGTACATAAAAGGTGTAGTTATAAGGTTAAATTCCATAGGCTGCCCCGCGTGCAGACCGGACTATATCAGAGAGTTAAAACTATTTCTTTACGGCGTAAAAGATCAGCTGTGCGATGATTGTAAAAGGCGTATTGAAACAAATCCTTTGCGTGTTTTGGATTGTAAAAAAAATGGCTGTATCAGCACCACAAAAAACGCCCCAAAAATAACAGAACACCTGTGTGCAGATTGTGCCTCTCACTTCGATAGTGTAAAACGAGGCCTTGATTTATTAAAGATACAATACACGATCGATACACGTCTTGTAAGGGGACTGGATTATTACACAAAGACCGTTTTCGAGTTTACCGTTGATACAAACAATGCGCAGAATGCTGTCATCGCAGGCGGCAGATACGATTATCTTGTTGAGTTATTGGGAGGTGGACATGTACCTGCCATAGGTTTTGCAATGGGAATGGAGCGTATCGCGGATATGTTAAAGCTTCCGGATGAAAGGAATCCTGATGTTTTTATCGCTGTGTTGGTGCCGCGTGCCCGCAGCAAGGCTTTTGAACTTATGGGCATGCTAAGACAAAATGGCATTATGTGTGACACAACCTACGGAGAAAAAACCATAAAAAGTATGATGAGGAGGGCCGGCAAACTCAAGGCACGGGTTGTTATGATCATAGGAGAGGATGAATTAGAACACGGTTATGTTACATTAAAACGTATGGCCGATGCTCATCAGGACAAGGTGCAGGATTCGGAGGTTCTCAATCATATACTCAAGAATAGTATATGA